In the Salvelinus fontinalis isolate EN_2023a chromosome 34, ASM2944872v1, whole genome shotgun sequence genome, one interval contains:
- the LOC129832754 gene encoding tetraspanin-16-like, translated as MTPVGQADTASWQKVGLNSSRSKSSGPIKKGRICKMARHDKLYTWMRYSMLLLCVMLVISGFVLLGLGAWIRYGAATFVDVLGPYSSQLIYISYICIGMGSVLSFTGLIGCCGVWKENRFFIMLFFFIVTMLFVAEIIGTIFVLTYRNLVRLVVRDASKNSLMTAYMGPAATDPISTAWNTVMVKFKCCGFENSTVDFKGSVFSTTTGLNYPKTCCVNKTLADCDGITITPSLIQPQSCFGKVITVIREQSVILGSTAGCICMIELSSMILAMVLFVKLGLMRHPW; from the exons ATGACACCTGTTGGCCAGGCAGACACAGCCAGTTGGCAGAAAGTAGGCCTTAATAGCAGTAGGTCTAAATCGTCTGGACCTATTAAAA AAGGTCGAATTTGCAAAATGGCTAGACATGACAAACTGTACACATGGATGCGGTATTCGATGttgctgctttgtgtgatgctTGTT ATAAGTGGTTTTGTGCTGCTGGGGCTAGGCGCATGGATTAGATATGGAGCAGCTACGTTTGTGGATGTCCTGGGCCCCTACTCATCTCAGCTCATCTACATCAGCTACATCTGTATTGGTATGGGCTCAGTGCTGTCTTTCACGGGTCTCATCGGCTGCTGTGGGGTTTGGAAAGAGAACCGCTTCTTTATCATGCTG TTTTTCTTCATCGTGACAATGCTGTTTGTTGCTGAAATCATTGGGACTATTTTTGTCTTGACGTACCGGAATCTG GTTAGATTAGTGGTACGTGATGCAAGCAAGAATTCCCTGATGACTGCCTATATGGGCCCAGCGGCAACTGACCCAATCTCAACAGCATGGAACACAGTCATGGTCAAG TTCAAATGCTGTGGTTTTGAGAACTCGACTGTAGATTTCAAGGGCTCTGTGTTCAGTACAACCACGGGTTTGAACTACCCTAAGACTTGCTGCGTGAACAAGACCCTTGCAGACTGTGACGGTATCACCATCACTCCAAGTCTGATCCAACCACAG agctgCTTTGGTAAGGTCATCACAGTGATCAGAGAGCAGAGTGTCATCCTGGGATCAACAGCTGGCTGCATATGTATGATTGAG